From the genome of Gavia stellata isolate bGavSte3 chromosome 3, bGavSte3.hap2, whole genome shotgun sequence, one region includes:
- the SLC7A13 gene encoding solute carrier family 7 member 13: MGKGKSDDPKDVKRKEKDKMQLRRHIGYFDGVSFIIGSIVGAGIFVSPTGVLKHSLLNVGIALTIWTASGLVSLMGSLCYAELGTALPFSGGEYSHIKRGLGSLPAFVFIWTSTFTKPASNAARALLFAEYATQPFYGICPAPEALKKCLALAVLWSLGILNGRSVKMAAWVQTIFTLLKMMALSVIAVGGIVLLVGGRKESLARFEDAFSSEIPNVSQVAEAFFQGLYAYGGWWSLNYMAEEMKNPSRNIPLTVMTAVPAVIVFYLLVNISYLTVLTPKEIVSSVAVAVTWADRVIPSVAWIIPLSVAVSIFGALNSSMFTLGRLSYAGSQSGHLPALISMLNVHSCTPAPAMIFSTTIASIFIIPSDLITLTNYFGFSAWLMIGLTCASLIVLRYREPHLHRPYKVFLPVPFVMVAMSVFLVLAPIVWSPNLQYVYAFLFMLGSLIVYLPFIHFKLHFAFLDKITCHLQLLLEVSPADGSAEGKCE; the protein is encoded by the exons atgggaaaaggaaaaagtgatgATCCCAAagatgtgaaaagaaaagaaaaggacaagatGCAACTCAGAAGACACATAGGTTATTTTGATGGGGTAAGTTTTATTATAGGATCAATTGTTGGGGCAGGGATCTTTGTGTCTCCCACGGGGGTGTTAAAGCATTCTTTACTGAACGTCGGCATCGCACTAACGATCTGGACTGCGTCTGGGCTGGTTTCTCTGATGGGCTCCCTCTGCTATGCCGAGCTGGGAACCGCTCTGCCCTTCTCGGGAGGAGAATACAGCCATATTAAAAGAGGCCTTGGATCCCTACCCGCCTTCGTGTTTATCTGGACGTCAACATTTACCAAGCCAGCATCAAATGCTGCTCGAGCATTGCTGTTTGCTGAATACGCCACCCAGCCCTTCTACGGCATCTGCCCTGCACCAGAAGCGCTGAAGAAATGCTTGGCCTTGGCTGTTCTCTGGTCCCTGGGGATTTTGAATGGCCGCAGTGTCAAAATGGCTGCCTGGGTGCAGACAATTTTCACTCTGCTGAAGATGATGGCCTTGTCTGTAATCGCCGTTGGTGGCATAGTTCTCCTCGTTGGTGGGAGAAAGGAGAGTCTGGCCAGGTTTGAGGATGCGTTCAGCTCAGAGATCCCCAACGTGTCACAGGTGGCTGAAGCCTTCTTCCAAGGACTGTATGCCTATGGTGGTTGGTGGTCCCTCAATTACATGGCAG aagagatgAAAAACCCTAGCAGAAATATCCCCTTAACTGTGATGACTGCTGTTCCAGCAGTAATTGTTTTTTACTTACTGGTGAACATCTCATATCTGACTGTCCTCACACCTAAGGAAATTGTCTCTTCAG TTGCTGTGGCAGTGACTTGGGCTGATCGAGTGATCCCCTCTGTTGCCTGGATCATTCCTCTCTCTGTTGCTGTCTCAATATTTGGTGCCCTCAACAGCAGCATGTTCACACTAGGTCGATTAAGCTATGCTGGAAGTCAGTCAGGACATTTACCTGCTTTAATATCCATGCTTAACGTCCACTCCTGTACTCCAGCACCAGCCATGATTTTTTCCACCACCATTGCATCCATTTTTATCATCCCCTCTGACCTTATTACATTAACAAATTACTTCGGATTTTCTGCCTGGCTTATGATTGGATTGACTTGTGCAAGCCTGATTGTACTTCGATACCGGGAACCTCATCTACATCGACCATACAAA gTGTTCCTGCCTGTTCCATTTGTGATGGTGGCAATGTCTGTCTTCTTAGTTTTAGCTCCCATAGTCTGGTCTCCAAACCTGCAATATGTTTATGCTTTCCTGTTTATGCTGGGAAGCCTTATTGTTTATCTGccttttatacattttaaattgcattttgcatttcttgatAAAATTACTTGCCACTTACAGCTCCTGTTGGAAGTCTCTCCTGCTGATGGATCTGCTGAGGGCAAATGTGAATAA